Part of the Woronichinia naegeliana WA131 genome, TAGTCAAAGAATTTAATGTTAAGTCCCAGGGAGATGTGTTTGTTCAGTATGGTGCGAAAAAGCAACTGGCTCAAACACTGATTAATTTTAATCAACCCGAACCCCTTTCAGAGATTAAACTCACCAATACTATTGAAAAAATTCAACGCGATCGCCTTCTCAATGTTTATTTCCTACAGGGTCACGGTGAACATCCGTTAAATAACAGCAAAGAAGGCGTTTCTTATGCAGTCACCAGCCTAGAAAATAAAGGCTTTAAAGTAAATCCGCTCAATTTAGTACAAAATGCAGGTATTCCAGAAAATGCGAATGCCATTGTCATTGCTGGCCCCAAACGGGAAATTCTTAAGCCCGAAGTCCAAGCTCTGAAAACCTACAGCGATCGCGGTGGTAACTTAATGGTCATGGTAGATCCAGAGGTTAATCCAGGCTTAGATCCCCTTTTTCAGACCTGGGGTATAAAACTTGATCCCAGAACCGTCGTTGATTTATCAGGAGCCGGAAATCTCTTAGGTTTAGGCCCGGCAGCCCCCATTATTACCCAGTACGGAGAACATCCGATTACCAAAGAATTTAACAACGGCATCTCTATTTTTCCCCTCTCTCGCCCGATTGCCACCGTTAAAATGCCCAATGTTCAAGCCGTCACCCTGTTAGAAGCCTCTCCAAAAATGTTAGCCAAAAAAGAGCTAACCGCCGATCTACAATTTGACGAAAAACAAGATCTGCGTGGCCCCTTTGATCTCGGTGTTGCCCTAGAACGTACCGCCATCCCCCCTCAAATCACCCCATCCCCCTCTCCAAGCAGTAGTCCTAACCCCAACCTCTCTCCCAATCCCCAGGCCTCCCCGTCCTCAATCCCCTCCATCTCTCCCAGTCTCCCCATCCCCCCATCCCCCACAACCTCCCCATCCCCCACAACTTCCCCATCTCCCAGTCCCTCACCTAATCCTCAATCCTCCAAAACCTCTCAAAATTCTTCTAATATCAAACTGGTCTCCTATACCCTGGCTCAAACCGCAACCCCTAGCCTCGCCACACCCATTCCCCTAGTCTCCCCATCTCCTAGTCTCCCCATCTCCCCATCTCCCAGTCCCCTAGTCTCCCCATCCCCTACTCCAACAACCTCTTCCAAAGCAATTACTGAAAAAGTCACCTCAAAAATGGTCGTTATCGGTAATGCCCTGTTTATGACCAATCAATGGTTTAACGAACAATTAAATGGTGATATTTTTCTCAATAGTGTGCAATGGTTAGCCAATCGAGAAGAACAACCTCTTGCGATTCGACCCAAGGAAGCCAAAAACCGTCGTTTGACCCTAACACCGCTTCAAGCCAGTGCCATTAATTGGTTATCTCTCGTCATTTTTCCGCTTCTAGGAATTGGACTAGGCATTTTTACTTGGTGGAAACGACGTTAATTCAGATCAAAAATAATCTCAGATTTTCCGACTTAAGCAGCAATAGCAGGGAACTGTTTAACTATCTCTTCTTCTAATCCTAAGACTATGAAAGATAAAAACTTAGTTAAGATTTCTAATCTATCAGAGTTAAATATTCTGCGAGGAATAGCTGCTCTATTTATGATTATTAATCATGCTAGTTATAAGCTATTACCTTCTAAGCTAACAACAGAAGGGATATTCGGCACAATAACGTTTATCGGTAGTTTTGCTCCTGTTTTATTTTTTTTAATTACTGGGATTGGTTATGGATTACAGGATGGACAAAAGAAAAAGAAAAATTATTGGTTAAATATTATTTATAAGACTTCTATTCTTTGTTTAGCAGATCAATTTTTATTTTGGCGAGAAGGACAATTAATCGGTCTTAATTTCTTAGGTTTTATTGGATTCTCTATAATGATTATGGGTCTTATTCGAGTATCAAAACATCCACTAATATATGCCTTAATCTTGATTTTTTCTTCTCTTCTTTTACGTTATATTCTTGGAAGCTATTTAGAGAATAAACTTGATGCCTCCGGTTTAATAATTTGGTTGTTGGGAACAAAGGGGTTAAGCAATATTTCCTACCCATTCTCTCCTTGGATTACCTACCCTTGTTTTGGCTACATTTTTGGAATTTTTCTTAAACGCAATTATGAAAAGATAGAAGAAATAATAATAAAAGATATTTTAAAGTTTATGCTTTTTATCGTTCCTTCAAGTTTGGTCACTTATTTTTTATGGGCAAAAAATTTCTCTTTTCATCGATGGGGAACGGTAGCTGTTGCTTTTTATGTTGCTAGTATTTTAGTTTTGAGTATCGTAATAGTTGTTTTATATTTTATAAAAATCTATTCTTTTAGCAATCTCCTAGAAAATTATATTGGACTTAGAGGAGTTAGCTCTCTTGCTATTGTTCCGATTCATTATGGATTAATCTCGATTTTGAGTGTTGTTGGATTCAATAATTTAAACCCTCTTATTTTTATTGCTATAGTTTTATTAATTAGCTATATCAGTTTTATTTGCGCTGATCAGGTTGAATCTTGGGGTCGCTCTCTTGTTAGAGTTTGGCCCACCCAACGTATTCTCTATACTGGATTGACATTAGTAGCTCTCTGTGCTATCATTACCTGGTTTACTTCACCTGAAAGCTCTTTTGTACTTGTCGTTGCTGTAACTGCTGGCCAAATTCTTCTTTGTCTGTTATTGACTATTCGCTGGTAGTTCTTAAGAATCTCTTGTGATAGATAGCTAAACTAATCTAGGCAAAATCTAGCAGATCAATGACTACTAGTAAATAAATAGGGCTTGCTGAAAAAGTCCACAAAACGAACCTAGATGCCACAGGGCGCGAAAAATGGTGACTTCAGAGATCAGTTTCCAGTTTTACCTCACATTTTTCCAGCAAAGTGCATGGATTTTGAGCCTCCAAATGCCATAACCTTGCATCTGATCGTTTGTAAAATGCCTGAAAGTATTGTCTAGCAAGGATTTCATCCTTATTCAGCAATCCCTAAATAATACGTCTGATGTGAGTTAAAATAACCTAGTAGTCAGCAAGGGTTTTAGCCCCCCCTTTAATTAGAGAAAGCATCAATTAAACGAGTTTACGCCATTCCATGCTCCAACTCACATCAGGCGTATAATGTTCCTGAAAATACTAATCTAACTAGAGGTAACTCTAAATATGCAAGCCCAAATTATTAAAAATGTGCTGGATCCAATTTACTTAGGTAGTCTAGCTGAACGATATCATCAGCAATATATGAGTGCTGATCCTTTTGCACATATTGTTATTGACAATTTTTTACCAGATTCTATTTTGAATGAAGTCCTAAATGAATTTCCTAATCCTGATGAGATTCAGTGGAAAGAGTTTGATAATAAATCAGAGAAAAAGTTGGCTTCTGTCTCTGAACAACAAATGGGTCATGCAACGAGATTTCTTTTATATCAACTGAATTCTTCAACTTTTATTACTTTTCTGGAAAAACTAACGGGTATTGATGGTATTATTCCCGATCCTCATTTTGTTGGAGGGGGATTACATCAAATTAAACCTGGTGGCTATTTAAAAATTCATGCAGATTTTAATAAAAATACTCGTCTGAAATTAGATAGGCGTTTGAATTTGTTACTTTATCTGAATAAAGATTGGTCTGAAGGCTATGGGGGGCATTTAGAACTGTGGGATGTGAAGATGAAAGCCTGTCAGCAAAAGATTTTACCGATCTTTAATCGTTGCGTTATTTTTAGTACGACCGATTTTTCCTATCATGGTCATCCTAATCCACTAACCTGTCCTGATGATCGAAGCAGAAAATCTTTGGCTCTCTACTACTATAGTAATGGTCGTCCGCCCAAAGAAGTAGGAAGTCCTCACACGACAATATTTAGAGAACGTCCTAATGAAAATTTGAAAGAGTCGATATCTTGGTCAAAAGGGGCTAAAACTTTTATTAAAAAGTTAGTTCCTCCTCTTTTCATAGACTTGCTTTCTGTTTTCAAAAAGTAATTGTTTAGTTCTAAGCGGCCACCCCTAACGGTAGGAAAATGGTTAAAACCTCTTCCTGCTGCGCACCGCGAAGCGGATCTCTGCGAGATCGCTGACGAACAGTTAGTTTGCCTCCCAGGGCTTGGAAAAGATTTTTTGTCACCTCCAAATTCAGACTTAAACAACCCGTTTCCGGCTGAAACATCAACAGTTCTCCTAATGCTTTGAGCGGGTTAATCTGATAACTGGATTGGGTATGAAATTGAACTTTGAGTTGATGACCTGCGGTACTGACTTGCAGATGAATTGCGCCGCCCTGGGCTAAACTACGCACAAATTTTTCGATTAATCCGGTCAACACTTGATCTAACATCCCTGGATTACTAACCACCTGGGGTAGGGTAGAAGGCAAATCCACCTCTAGAGCGACATTGTGACGTTGGGCCTGTTTTTGCCAACGGGGAATGCCACTTTGAAAGACCTGCTCTAAGGACATGGAAACGAGAGGAAGATGATCGGTTTGTTTCTCAGTTTGTTTCAATGTCGTTTCTAATTCGGTAGCGCGGAAAATTAATTCCATGCGGTTAATTTGTTCAGTGCATTCTTGATCAATGGACTGAAGCCGTTTTAAGACATCGGCAGGCAAGTCTTTTTTCCTCAGCAGGAGGCGGGTCATGGTACGAATACTGGTTAAAGGAGTGCGAATCTCGTGGGTTAAGGCTTGCAACAATTCCACATCCACTGACTGTGCAGCTTGGCAAGGATAATGGGGTGGTTCTGCTGGTTCTAACCCATTGATCGAACGGGGAGATGGTTCAATGGCGGGCAAATTGGGGAGAAATTTCAATAGTTGACGGCTAAAATCACTCACTAAACGGTAATTGGGTTCTAGGGGCGTAAATTCTTGGACAAGGCGATCTAATTCTCCTAATTGCGGCACATAAACCAAACTTAAACGCGATCGCAGGGTTGACCAGGCTTGTTCGATGGCTTGGATATCAAAGGAAAAGTCAAAAAAAGGTAAACCGGTTTGCTCTTCCCCTAACAACAGCAATAAGCTAAAGCTTTTCGTGAGTATTAGACAAAATTGCTCTGTGGTGAGCGGATCCTGGGGAAAAAGTGGAAATTCCTGGGTCTGAGGAGAAAGAGACGGATAAGCGTTTGATTCCTGAATTTTCTGGCTAGGTAAGGGAATAAAATGTGTCCAGGCATTCAGGGTAAAAACACCGCTATATAATCCGGTCAGTAAATCGGGATGACTCAGGATCGGAGTCGGGCCAGCTAACATCACCCCTTGCCAGGTCTGGGAAGATGAATCTTGATGGGTCAATAATAATTGCTCTAAGGCGGCGATCGCGGCAAACCAATCCCGTTGGGCTCGTCGTTGAGCTTTTTGGTAATCACTCTCAGTCACCATTTGGCCTTCGGTCAGACAATGAAACTTAGCACTGTCTGGACTGGCCGTTGTAAAAATATCCCTTAAGCGGAGATGTGCTCCCTTGCTCTGAACCATTGTCGTTATCCCTTAATACCCCAGGCTCTGCCCTAAGATACTAAACCGAAATGCTGGCTTTCTCTAGCCGTAGAACCGAACCTTAAAAAGCGCGATCGCCGCTCTAGCCGGTGTTCTATTTCAGTTACCAAGTAACTTTGCCCTCCAGTTTGTGGAGTGTGCTTTCTTTGATGCCCTCCACTCGCTTTAAATCGGCTAAGGCCGTAAAGGGTTGTTGTTGCCGAGCCAGAATAATACGACTGGCTAACTTAGCTCCAATGCCGGGCAAACTTTCCAGTTCAGGTTGACTGGCCGTATTGAGATTAATTAAACCGGTTGAGGCGTGGGATACGGGGTCTGGTGTTAATGAAATATTGGGAATTTGGGCAGAGCCTAAGCATTCTTTTTCCTGTTTGGTGATCGCCTTTTTAATACGACTGGGTAAACCCAATTGGGCAGCTTGATAGAGATTGCTAAATTCCCGTTGATAATGGGCATTAATCTGAGGATTTTCTAACACTAACAGCGTTTCATCATTAAGATAATTAGCTCCGTTTGACCAATTATGGGAACCCGTAATGACCCAGCGATCGTCCACAAGTCCCAGTTTGTCGTGTAACTTATCTCCCTTCGGTAAAGTGGGAATGCCCACCGTCTCAATCGGATTAGACCAAGGACGATTATGGGCTTCTTCCTGACAATTTGTTTTTAAGTTAACGCCTAATAAATCTAGCCCCTCACTATAGTTTCTAAAAGCAAAGCCTGGATCAATTAAAACCTTAATCTCTGTTCCCTTTTGATGACGTTCTTCTAAGATATTACTGATGGATTGCTCACTAAATACGAAAAGTAGTAGATGAATTTGCTGCTGGGATCTTTGCAGGGTTTGGGCAATCAGTCCGTTACTGGTTTGTTCCCAAGGAATTATCTTTTTATCGGGAGAAAATTTAACTGTGATTTGGCTATTACCAATGGTCAGGGTTTTTGCTAATCTTTGCGGCTTCTTAGTGCCAAACAAACTATCCTTTTGACCACCGACTCCATCCCCCCACATGAGGTTAAATTCTTCGGTAAAGATTTGAGCCAGTTCAGGAGATTGAATGACCAACAAATTGTTAGTATTCCCCCTGGTTTCGGGTTTAGTATAATCCCCATGCTGATCACTGAGGGTAAAATTAGCTGAGGTGACAATGAGTGTTTTGCCATCCACAATCACAAATTTATGGTGCATTAATCCCGTTCCTTTAGATCCATCTTCCGTATCATCAATAACCGGAATGTTCCCATTGCGAAGAATTTGTACCGCATCTCGCTGATCACTTTCGGCTGGAGTAATACCATCCTGATTCTGATCAATAAAAGCAATATAATCCTCGGCGCGATCGCCATCTTGATCAGAAGTTTTAGCTTTTGCTTGTATCTTTTCTACTAATTCAGCAACAGTGAAATTATAAGTATTTTCTAAAATGACTCGTACTTTTACGCCTGATTCCTGTTTTTTAACTAAAGCCTGAGCAATTAACGGCAAACGCAATTCTTGCACTGCCACATCAACATTAGATTGGGCTTGATTAATCGTGTCAATAATGATTTTCTCCAAATTGTCACCAGGGCGATTAATGTGACGATAGGGATCTTGATAATCAGCTCCTTGAGCTAAATTATAATTAAAATAAACTTGAATATCAGGATCTTGAGGTAAGGGGCTAGGACGTTGACTTCTGAAAACACTACTGGCAAAAACAGTCAAAGTCATGACTCCCATCATGAGCAAAACTAAGATCCACCAGTTCTTAAATTTTTCTGATTTTCTTGGCATCTTAACTTAAACCTATACTAATATCTATAATCTGGTTTATAATCTTTCATTCTCTCGGCGAACTTCGGCGATCGTTGTCGGTAAAACCCCTACCAATAAAGCAAAAATCTCATCAGAAAGCAAGGTGGCAGTGGTGGCATCAAACCAATGTTCAAATTGATTTAAAATTACCTGAGCGCGTTCTCTTGGAATGGGATTATCAACAATTTGCTTCATTAATAAAACCCATTGACGACGGATTAAATAGCCTTTACGTTTTTCCTCTGAATTTTGCGGTTGTAAGAGAGAGAGATTGCCCACTGCTAAAATATTACTAACATCTCGATCAAAATCATTGCCAATCACTGAACCTGGTCCAGCAAATTCAGCGTGATAAGGTTTAATTAAAATAATGCCATTTCGACGACGAGGGTTAACTAGTAAGCAACCATTTTGCCGCAGTTGTGTGAGAATTTCTGGCAAATCCTCCATTAAGTTTCTCCTAAAAATTTATAATTACTCTACTATAACCGTCTAGATTTAAAGGGTTTTACTCAGTAGCAATCTCCTCGGTTGCCAAAATAACCAATCTGGCCAATTTAGGCGATTGTGTTGCCATTGATAACCCATATTTTCGTAAAGTGTCTTAGCCGCCAGATTATTGTCAAGAACGTGCAAAGACAGATTGAGACAATTCCAGTCCTGGGCTACTTGTTCGCATTTTAACAAAAGTTGCTGGCCAATTCCTTGTCTGCGATAGGCAGGACTGACAGCCAAATTAGAAATGTAGCAGATTTTAGTCGGCGTATAAAACCAACCTCGTAGCGCGATTTCAACCGTCCCTAAAATGTGTTGATTTTCAGAAGATAGGGCCACTAAGCATTGATAATCAGGAGAATTTCCTCGCAAACGGGTGCGTAAATCTTCATGAATCCCTAGGCGTAACAAGGGAGATAACCAGGCAGTCTGATTGGTCGTTGGGTGGAAACTTTGCATCAAAACATCGGCTAAACCTTTAATATCCTCAGTCTTAGCAAAACGGATCTGAATGGCAGGGGGGGGGACTGTCTTGGCGTTAAGGTTTGATAAGTACACAAGTTTAGAATTAAAGAGGCAGAAGTCCACATTTCCCTCTAAAAATGAATTATAAGGTGTGAGGATAGGCTCGTTTTAGCAATTTTGGCGATCCATTCAGGATAACAGGGGTTGACAGGGGGATTATTCCTTTGCAATGTTTGGATTTTAACCTGTAATGCTGATCTTGGGCTAAGGTTTTTCAATTTTGTAAGACTTTGATCATTTTATTAATCAGACTTTATTGATCAGATTTTTTTGTATCAGCTTCAAGGTAGGCCAGGACGGACGACAAAACCTGTTCTAGTAAATCAGGCGCGATCGCGGTAAACCATTGAATAGTGGGATCACCCCGAAACCAGGTGCGTTGTCGTTTGGCAAATTGTCTGGTATGAAGAATAATCTCAGCGATCGCCGTTGGTAAATTAATTTGACCGAGAAGATACTGTGTGATTTCGGCATAACCGAGGGTCTTTAAAAGAGGAAGATCCCAACCATATTTAGCCGCTAATTGGCTGACTTCAGTAATCAATCCTTGCTCAATCATGGTTTGAGTTCGCTGTTCAATGCGGGGCTGAAGTTGCTCTGGACTACAATCTAAACCAATTTGTAAAATCGGATAATTGGGCGGATTGGTTCCCTGTTGTTGGGAAATGGGTTGGCCGGTAACATAAAAAACCTCTAGGGCGCGGAGGGTACGGACTTGATCCTGAGCATGAATTTTTTGAAGAGAGAGGGGATCAACTTGTTCTAGTAATTGATAACATTGGGGCTGGCCTAATGTTTGTAATTGTTGGCGCAGCAGAGGTTGGGAAGCTACTCTTGGAATTTTTAAACCCTGGGTAATCGCCTTAATATAAAGCCCAGTGCCACCGACTAACAGTATGGGTGAGGGCAAAGTTTGAATTAATTTTTGTGCTTGTTCTTGATATTCTGCTAGGGTTAAAGTCTGAGTAGGTTCACAGATATCTAATAAATAGTGAGGCACTAATTGCTGTTCTGCTAAACTAGGTTTGGCTGTGCCAATATCAAATTCTCGATAGATTTGTCGAGAGTCAGCACTTAAAATAGCACCCTGCAAACGTTGGGCCAGTTGTAGTGCCAGTCCCGATTTACCAGAGGCTGTGGCTCCACAGATCACAATCACTTTAGGCGATCGCCTCATAGCCGAATTCGATTGGGGATTTTCGCTCACAATATTGTCAAGATAGTATAGTTTCTCGATAAAAATTCATAAAAATTCATAAAAATTCATAAAAGTTTTATAGTCTCGCAAATTATACTTTGTTTAAGCATTCATTAAGTATTCAGCTTGAGATAATTAGGTCATCCTAAGAGGGGTCAAGTAAGATTTCCATTAACCAACTATTTTGGAGTTCTATTTTAACAATAGAGAGGGCTTTTTCGAGATCTATTTCTAAATCCCGATTATAGATATCCGTGACCAGCTTATAAAGTAGTTCAAAGTCAAGTCGATCTTCTTTTTCCATCATACAGAAACGACCATTAGCCGCATTCTTCAGTTTCTCAATTTCTTCTTGGCCTACTTTACCTATAATCTTATCTTTACGGCGATCGCGCCAGATGCTAAACTGAATATCCTTGTGCAGAATGACCAATTCGTTGAAATTTTTAATGCGATTAGTAAAGAAAGTGCCATCTAAATTGAGAAAGGCGATCGCTTGACGATGGTTCTGATGTTGAATGACTAAATGTTCGGGCAATTTTTTTTTGCCAAAGCGAAGATAATCAATGGTAAAATTACCTGCTAACTGAAACGCTTCGGTAATGACCTTAAATTTACCCACATCATCGGTGTCAGTAATAATCTGTAGTTTGTCGTAATCCTGCTCTAATATTAGACGATTTTTTATCAGGAACTCTTGCACCAAATTAGGGCCAATCGATGTCGGTAAAGAGGGCGTAGATTCAGAACAGGATGAAGGAAATTCTAATAAAGCTTGACTGAGGGTTTGAAAGAGGTGTTTAAAAGACTGAAACTCTTTTTCTAATTGGGTTAGCCGCTTATTCAGAGAGACATTCTCTTTCTCTATGGAAGATAAATGAGTTTGAGAAGACGTTAGCGGCGGTGATAGGGGAATACCCCGAATTTTGTGGAGATAATGTTCGGCTGCACTATTCAAAATACTGCGAATGGAACCATGATTCAAAATCCTAGTAATTTCTGATGCAGTAAATAATTTTTCTAATTCCAAACCAACGGCTTGGGCTTTAATGATCAGGATTTCCTTTAATTTCTCATCCGTTGGCCGGTTAAGCAGGACTTGATTTTGGGAAACACGATCAATAATTGAATTATCAAGCTTGCCTTGGAATTGTTGCCAACGATCTGGAAAAAGATTGAGGATAATTAAACTATTGGGTACATGGGTAAAAATCTCTTTGACGGCTTCACCAAAATTAAGCAATAAGGTTTCATTTTGTTCTAATCCTAATAATTCCAACTGATCAAAAATAATAATTAAGGGTTCATCCAACAGAGATAATTTACTAAAAACGGCAATGGCTTCTAGAGAAAAAGCTTCTTTACTGAGTTCCTCACTCCAGTTATCCAAACCAATCAGTTCTAATTCTCCCTCCGTTAATTCCTCCGCCGCTAACCAACGAGTTACTAATTCCTTATAACGGCGATCGCTGTATCGACAAAATTTAATAATGCCCTTAATAATCTTAGGCGCGTAGCCCGCAATTCCATATTCACTCATCCACCATTCATTGGTGCGTTTTTCAATATGTTCCCAGTAACTTTTTTTCTTTTGACTCGTTTCTGTTCTCAGATGTTCATAGAGATTTAACGGATTACTTCTAACCGCATTCATAATATCCTGATCTTTCTGGTTCAGAGAAATCAGACTGGTGTGGCTAATTAATTTAACAAAACTATGGGCCAATAAAAATTCTAACTGAGTGTAACCTATTTCAGAAATTTTATAGACAAAAGACTCTAAAATACGGCTATAAATATGATAAAGTACCGCTTTAGGATTATTGGGATGACGAATAAAAAGCAGACGATTAACTTGAAGTAATTCCTTCGCCAATCGCATCATTAAATGAGTTTTGCCACTACCAGGTTCTCCAATAACAACGGCTCCCTTGGACTGATGATTTTTATCCTGTTTAATATCATTAATGATCCATTTTAATCGTTCAAATTCCGCCTGATAAATACTTTTTAAATCTAAATGATCTTGAAAAGGATTATCAACGCGACTGGAAGAAAAGGGATTAATAGAAATTGGGGACTGATTCATACTTTTTTGCTGGCGGATTTTACAATAAAGTTGATAGGTAAATAACGCATCATAGCGAGCCGTGTGGGCCTGTTCAGGATCAAAATATTGATTATTGACCTTTAATCCTAGTTTTTGACTGAGATATTCTAAAGAATAATTAGATAAACCTTGCAGATATTGCTGAGACAGTTCAAAAGTGCAATCCGTTGAGAGGGTAAAATAGGGAATACCTGTTTTATAGCAGCTTTGTCGCAAAACATTGAGGTCATGCCTCGCAGAATGAAAGATAACTAATTGATGATTAGCCAATAAAAAGAATTCCTGTAAAATTTGTTTGAGTGGTTTAACCTTCAGAGGCTTGCCATCATTTTCAGGGTTTTCCTTAGCAAAGGCTTCATAAATTAGTTGCCCTTGAGCGTCAATAACGGCAATTTCTCGCAAACTCTCTTTGCCTTCTGTATCGACAACAATAAAGTTAGGAAATTCTTTCATTTGGCATTGTCAATGGGCATTAATAAATAACCTTTGATTAACGCTAGATTTTAATAATATAGAACAGAGATTCTAGATTCGCGCTGTAGCAAGGGTTTCAGGTTTTAGTTCGCGTAATACGGGGTAAAATTCAACGGGATTAACAAGTTCATTTTACAGGTAGAAATTTCGCGCATTGTGCCTTTATGAACCTGAAAACGCCGAGAAATATCTTTAACGGTTTTGTATTGGAGTAGGGTTTGCGGCATGGGATAAAGTCCTCATAACCTTCATTTGACTTTATTATACTGTCAATTGACTTGGGTATTAAGTTTAAGAAAATTAGGGGCGATCTTTGATTATTTCCTCGATAGGATAGATAAAACGATTTTCATAGAGAATCATCCCATGATCACTATCTCTCTCAAAGAAGCCCAAGCCCAACTACCCGATCTTATTCATAACCTTAAATTAGGGGAAGAGTTGTTAATTACTGATAATGATCGCCTACTCGCCAAATTAGTTGGGCAATCCTCAACGCCATCCCAGCGTCCAGGCCCAGGGCTATGCAAAGGAATGATAACCATCGTGGTTGATGATGAGGAACACCTGCAAGAGTTTGCGGAGTATCTGCCTTGAAATACTTGTTAGATTCCCACACCCTCTTTGGTACACACTCAACGATTCCCAACTGAGCAGTACCGCCACCAAGCTCATTATTGACAAAAATACAGATAAGTTTAATCCTCTAGGCGATCGCATATCGGAGTGTGGAAATACAGTAGATTAAATTTTGGAAATACTGAAAAGCGAACCGCTAAATTTCCCTTAGTAAAACACAAATCTAACCAATTTCTAAAAGGTGATTTCTTGCCATTCCTGAGCATCAATAAAAACGATCATCCTCTAGTAAAAAGCTTTTGACCAGAAGGACGATTACTGTCAATAATTTCTTTGACTATTTCCCAATTTTTAGAGTTTTCTTCTGCTTCTTCTTCCGTGACCTTTTCTTCCATTTTTTGCTGTAACCAGGTCATTAATGGCTTATTTTTCTCTAGTTGTTCTTCAGGGGTTTTACCCAGATGTTTGAGATAGGGCGCGAAGGTGTGTTTCATAGATAGTGACCTTTCAGAGCTACTTTCCCTAAATTATACCTTCTAATTCAATTGGACATTGGGCTGAAGAGAGTCAGGGGCGATCGCGGGTTGGGGTGTGGAAATATAGTCGCCTTCTGAAGAGAATCACGAGTGATCGAATAGAAATCTACTACGCAGCGATCGCGGGTTGGAGTTTGGAAGAATCCTAATTCAGTAAAGCCTTCTGAGTTTAGGAAAAGGGCTAGGCAAAAATAGAAAATTTTACTAAGGGATAAAACGCGATCGCCGATCCTGTAAAGCGCGTCAGCAAAGCATAACGTATAACAAGATCTCAAGAATTAGTCCTATACAGATAAGAATTTGAAGGTCATAATGCAAAACTTCATTCTTCTTAATCCTTCTTGTTGAGAGTTTATACAAAAAAATGATAAAACCTCTAACCCTCAATTATCTTCCGCAACTTTTCAATTTCTTTCTCTTTACTGAGTGACTTCCAAGATTCAGGAATATCTGGTTCGTCAGCATTATATAGTATAGCAAGCTCAGAAGAATAAGCTGCCATAAACCACTTCCAGTAGCTTCCAACTTCTAGGCTAAGATCACCATTAATTTTCCACGAAGCATAGTAATCATTAACTTTCCGATAA contains:
- a CDS encoding phospholipase D-like domain-containing protein; translation: MTLTVFASSVFRSQRPSPLPQDPDIQVYFNYNLAQGADYQDPYRHINRPGDNLEKIIIDTINQAQSNVDVAVQELRLPLIAQALVKKQESGVKVRVILENTYNFTVAELVEKIQAKAKTSDQDGDRAEDYIAFIDQNQDGITPAESDQRDAVQILRNGNIPVIDDTEDGSKGTGLMHHKFVIVDGKTLIVTSANFTLSDQHGDYTKPETRGNTNNLLVIQSPELAQIFTEEFNLMWGDGVGGQKDSLFGTKKPQRLAKTLTIGNSQITVKFSPDKKIIPWEQTSNGLIAQTLQRSQQQIHLLLFVFSEQSISNILEERHQKGTEIKVLIDPGFAFRNYSEGLDLLGVNLKTNCQEEAHNRPWSNPIETVGIPTLPKGDKLHDKLGLVDDRWVITGSHNWSNGANYLNDETLLVLENPQINAHYQREFSNLYQAAQLGLPSRIKKAITKQEKECLGSAQIPNISLTPDPVSHASTGLINLNTASQPELESLPGIGAKLASRIILARQQQPFTALADLKRVEGIKESTLHKLEGKVTW
- a CDS encoding GNAT family N-acetyltransferase, which encodes MYLSNLNAKTVPPPAIQIRFAKTEDIKGLADVLMQSFHPTTNQTAWLSPLLRLGIHEDLRTRLRGNSPDYQCLVALSSENQHILGTVEIALRGWFYTPTKICYISNLAVSPAYRRQGIGQQLLLKCEQVAQDWNCLNLSLHVLDNNLAAKTLYENMGYQWQHNRLNWPDWLFWQPRRLLLSKTL
- the miaA gene encoding tRNA (adenosine(37)-N6)-dimethylallyltransferase MiaA, producing MRRSPKVIVICGATASGKSGLALQLAQRLQGAILSADSRQIYREFDIGTAKPSLAEQQLVPHYLLDICEPTQTLTLAEYQEQAQKLIQTLPSPILLVGGTGLYIKAITQGLKIPRVASQPLLRQQLQTLGQPQCYQLLEQVDPLSLQKIHAQDQVRTLRALEVFYVTGQPISQQQGTNPPNYPILQIGLDCSPEQLQPRIEQRTQTMIEQGLITEVSQLAAKYGWDLPLLKTLGYAEITQYLLGQINLPTAIAEIILHTRQFAKRQRTWFRGDPTIQWFTAIAPDLLEQVLSSVLAYLEADTKKSDQ
- a CDS encoding type II toxin-antitoxin system prevent-host-death family antitoxin, giving the protein MITISLKEAQAQLPDLIHNLKLGEELLITDNDRLLAKLVGQSSTPSQRPGPGLCKGMITIVVDDEEHLQEFAEYLP